AGAATTGCCAGATGGTTTAGAAATTAAGATATTAGAGGAAACTTCTAATACTCTTTACCTCGTTATTCCGCGCAATCCATTAAACGCAGAAGTTACAGAAGATTTATCAGAGGAAGCATTAGAAAGTGTAGCTGGAGGAGGTAATATTGTTAGCGTCGGAATAGCCGCTGGACTAGAGTTGGGATGGTAGCTTGAAAATTGCATTTTTTTAGACAACTTGCAAATATCTAAAATCCAAATGAAGAATCGATTTTTGCAGTTGTTCTTATGTTTTTTTGCCAATAAAAATCACTTAATAATAGGAGCAATATATGAACAAACAAACTCAAGAAGTAGAAAAAAACACTTTAGTAGAAAAGGCAAACTCTAAATCTCAAGATGATAAATTTTTGAAGTTAGGATGGAAAGATAATTTTGAACTAGTTAAAGAAAAAGAATTATTATCTGTAAGTCATTTAAAACGTTTCTTTGAGCGGTGGCATGGCGATGCAAATTTTCGAAAACAGCTATCAGCAAACTCATATGAAACTATTTTTCGCTATGGCTTAAAGATAGATCCCGATAAAATTAGACCATTATGGGACGAAAAATATGAAAACAGTTGTTTGAAAGAAGAACTTTTTAATAAAATACCTAACTTTGATTCATTAGAACACTATCAGTCACTTACAGAAAAAATCAGACCAGAATTGATGAAGTCAGTAGCTTCTTCCTCTACTAATATGCAATTCAAGTTGTGGAGACAGCGACAAATTAATAGAACCGCAAGTCAAATGAAACAGCAATTTCATAACGCCCTAGTGCATGCTCCCATCTGTTTTGAACTTAGTAAAGGATGTTCTGTAGGTTGTTGGTTTTGTGGTGTTGCTGCACCTCGTCTAAGCGACATTTTTTTCCATACCCAGGAAAACGCTAGACTATGGCAAGAAGTATTAGTAGTAATGAAAGAAATACTTGGAGCAGCCGCAGGTGCGGGATTTTGTTACTGGGCATCAGACCCACTAGATAACCCTGACTATGAAAAGTTTTGTCTCGATTTTTATGAAGTACTAGGTGGTTTTCCTCAAACCACTACATCTCAACCAATGAAAGATCCCGACAGAGTTCGAGCTTTATTAAAGCTTTCAAAAGAAAAAGGATGTGTGCTAAATCGTTTTTCAATTCTTTCTTTAAAAACCTTGAATCAAGTTCACGAAGAATTTAGTGCCGAAGAACTGGCTCTTGTAAAGTTAGTTCTTCTACACGAAGAAGCAAATATGCCTAAAGCTTTGTCTGGTAAAGCAAGAGAACGATGGCTGAAAAAGAAAGATAAAGATAATAAAAGCTACTCTCCCAGTCAAGGAACTATTGCTTGTGTGACAGGATTTTTGTTTAACATGGTAGATAAAAGTGTTAAGCTTATTAGTCCTTGTAATGCAAGCAATCGCTGGCCTCTAGGCTACATAGTTTATGAGGAAGGAACTTTTACTGATGCCAGCGACCTCAGACTTCTTTTAGAGAGAATGATCGACACTAATATGTCTTTCAATGTTGAAGAGAGTAGTTTAATTCGATTCCGTAGAGATTTGCAATTTGATAGTCTTGCTGATGGTTTTCAGCTTTCAAACTCCATCAAAACATTTAAATTTAAAGGTGACCTTTATCTTAAAGAGTTAGGCAAAATAATTAGCAAAGCTGATAAAACTGCCGCAGAAATTTCTTACTTATTTGAGATGCGTGGTATTTCTTCAGGACATACATTACATAATCTTAATCTAATGTTTAATAAAGGAGTTTTGGACAGTGAGCCAGATTTAGAACATACTGCAATTTTAAATTAAGCTTTAGGAACTAGATAGAAGTTAAATTTTTCCTACTCATCACATTTATAACCAAAGAGACATGACTGATGTATGTTTGGTACTGATGCCCTATGCCTCAGTAGAAAGACCTTCGATCGCCCTTGGATTATTAAAATCTCGCCTTCAACAGCAGCAAATCAAGACGAAAACTTGTTACCCAAACATCAATTTTGCTGAAGAGATTGGACTGGATGTATACACTTCTCTCAGTGATGTTTTAATTATGCACTTCTTAGGAGAATGGACTTTTTCTCAATTAGCATTTCCAGAATTTCAACCTAACGATTTAGAATATTTTCGTTTGGTTAAGCTACGTAGCCCTCAATTAGAGTTAGATGTATTTCTCGAAGTTCGTGAGAAAACAAAAGCTTTTGTCAATCGCATAGCACATTCTATATTAGATTTGCAACCACGTCTTGTTGGTTGTAGTTCAACATTTCAGCAGCACTGTGCATCATTGGCTCTTCTAAGACGAATTAAAGAACTCAATCCAGAAATTGTTACTTTTATGGGTGGGGCTAATTGTGAGTCAGAAATGGGGGTAACAACTCATCGTGAGTTCCCCTGGGTAGATTTTGTATTGTCAGGCGAAGGAGATGATCTATTGCCTAAATTTTGTCAAAAAATTTTAGAGTATGGTCGTGACGTTAATTCAACTAAATTACCTTATGGTGTAATTGCTCCTTCCCATCGCCAAGCTACTGCAATTTCCATTCAAGCTCCTCGAGCTTCCGCAGTAGATTTAGATCTGATACCAACGCCAGATTATGACGATTATTTTCAAACTCTTAAAAACTCTAAAATTGCGCCTTATGTCAAACCAGGCCTGCTCATTGAAACTGCTCGCGGTTGCTGGTGGGGGCAAAAACATCATTGTACTTTTTGTGGTTTGAATGGTAGCGGTATTAGTTTCAGATCGAAATCACCAGCCCGAGTGATGGAAGAAGTTCGCGAACTTACTCAGAAGTATAATTCGCATAAGTTAGAAGTTGTGGATAATATCCTTGATATGGATTATATGGATACGGTACTTCCATTACTTGCTGCCGAACAAGAACACCAAGAACCCTATCGAATATTTTATGAAACTAAAGCTAATTTAAAGCGCGAACATGTTGAACAGTTAGCATCAGCTGGTGTGCGTTGGATTCAGCCTGGTATTGAAAATATGCATGATGGAGTTTTAAAACTAATTAATAAAGGCACTACAGCATGGGTCAATACCCAATTATTAAAATGGGCTAGAGAGTTTGGAATGAGAGTGGCATGGAATTTTTTGTGCGACATTCCAGGCGAGTTAGATGAATGGTATGCTGAAATGGCATCTTGGCTACCGTTAATTTTTCATCTACAGCCTCCTTCAGGTGTTACTAGAATTAGATTTGACCGATTTAGTCCCTACCATGAAAGAGCCGCCGATTGGGGATTAGAACTATTGCCCAACCGAATGTACTCTTTTATCTATCCTTTACCGATAGATAAAATTTCCGACCTCGCTTACTTTTTTGAAGATTCAAGGGAAACGGCTCGACGTAAACCAGATGATAATGGTCGGCGCAATAATCGACCAGGACTAGAAGCTTTAAATGAATGTGTAAAGCAATGGAATCGATTAGAGGGAGGAAAAGAACCACCCATGTTAAGCATGAAAGACGATGGCGAACGCTTTTTAGTTACTGATACCAGACCGTGTGCTACTCAAGCTCAATTAAGCTTAGAAGGATTGATGTATTGGGTATATAAGGTGTGCGATCGTGCTTTATCAGCTAAAGAACTTCTCAAACAACTACGGTTACAATCAAAGCAAAACTTTCTCTGGGAAGAAATTGAGCCTGTTATTGCCGAACTACAAGAACTCAAAATCTTGCTCAAATTCAACAATAGATATTTGAGTCTTGCAGTTAAAGAACCCTATTTATCTTATTTACCATCCACACAATTTCCTGGTGGGTATGTCGATCTTAATGCGTTCAAGCGTAGTAAACGCAAACAACCTACTACTTTAGAAATGTGGGGGTTTACTAACTCTGCTAGTAACACCAAAGAGCCACATCTACAGCCAAGCAAAATATGAAAATCTGCCTAACAAATATAAGTTATTCAAGCATACTTTTTGATTATGCTTAATTTGAATAATATTGGCTATTATGGTCCTTATGAAAGACTGCTGCGTGGCGGTGGCGATGAATGGACATTCTGGCAGGGTTGCGGTGCGGGTTTAAATACATTAGGAATTGAAGCAGACGGCAAGATTAAAGGCTGTCCTTCCCTACCAACGACAGCTTATACAGGTAGGAACATTCGCGATCGCTCTTTACGAGAAATAGTCAAACAAACTGAAGAACTCAAATTCAATCTAAAAGCTGGTGCTGAGCAAGGAACAGACCATATGTGGGGATTTTGCAAAACTTGCGAGTTTGCCGAACTCTGTCGTGGTGGTTGTTCGTGGACGGCTCATGTATTCTTCGATCGCCGAGGTAATAACCCATGTTGTCATCATCGCGCCTTTTAAAACGCCCAGCAAGGAATTAGAGAACGAGTTTATTCAGTAGTAAAGGCAGAAGGTAATTCTTTTGACAATGGTGTGTTTGCAATTATCGAAGAACCCCTAAACGATCCTTGGATATTGCCGAGGTTAGTAATTTGTTGAGTTGATAAAAAACTAGTTTAGCAAGATAGAAAGATTTGTTATCTACACAAAAAAAATATTGATTGTTCTCCAAAGCAATTAATTCTAAACTACAAACTATAAAACAAACAAAGAGGATTTCCAATGAATAATAATCAATTGTCCGAAGAACAACTAGAAGAAGTTGCAGGTGGCGGATTGTTCAGTGACATAGCAAAGGCTGGAAAAGAATTTGTTGACGATGTTGTTGATACTGGAAAAGAATTTATTTCTGATGTAGGTAATGCTTGGGACAAACTTAAGTAAGTAAACTGTTAAGTATTTAATTTACTTGTTGCGATCGGGTGTAGGGGATAGGGTGTATGAATGTTATAAAGTGTAGTTCAAATGCATAATAGCTTAACTTGCCAGAATTAAATAGAAAAATCACGCTTATTGTTAATAGTAATTATTAACAAAGTAACAAAGTAAATAAGTCAAAAAACAGGAGTGTTACCTATGAGTGAGTCAACTGAAATTTATCAGCAAGTTTCGCAAAGATTACAAAGCGACGAAGGTTTTAAAAATCAATTTGTGAGTCAGCCAAAATTAATATTGACTGAGATGGGTATTAACATTCCTGATGCAGTTGAAGTGGATGTTCACGAAGATACAGCTACAGTAAGAAATTTTGTGATTCCTGTTAAATCTGCTGATGAAAATAAATCAGTTGCTTCTAACCCCTTATTTAAAAAAGCGATTGCCCTTGCTCATAGAGATGCAAATTTTAAAGCTCAATTAATCAATAATCCTAAAAGTGCGATCGCGGAGTTAACTGGCGAAAATTTACCAGAAAATTTAGATATCTGCGTTTATGAAAATACGCCTACTCTTAAACACTTAGTCATTTTTGTTGATTCTGCTAGCGAAGAATTAGGCGAAAAAGAACTGAAAACTGTTGCTGGAGGAGTATCTTCAATTAAGCTTCCTGGTTCAACGCTAGGGTTAGTAGCTCCACTAATGTTTTAATCGCCGAAACAGACTAACAAAAAGTTGAGTCATGGGACAATCGATATCTTCAAAAATGCAGCATAGTTCAATTGAGTCAGAAAAAACTGCCTATTATGCAGTAATGATGGCACAAAAAAGGGCTGTAAAGGTACGGCAGAAAGCTAGCTTTGGAAATTCTAGCTCTGGTTATGAATTATAGCGATCGCAACCCGTAGATGAGATAGTGTCACCATCGGCAGTAAAACCAACCGAGATGCTGCGTATTGCTTCTGATTGTCATAAAAAGGGATGTCTGCATTTTGATGGTGCTGATTG
Above is a window of Coleofasciculaceae cyanobacterium DNA encoding:
- a CDS encoding radical SAM family RiPP maturation amino acid epimerase produces the protein MNKQTQEVEKNTLVEKANSKSQDDKFLKLGWKDNFELVKEKELLSVSHLKRFFERWHGDANFRKQLSANSYETIFRYGLKIDPDKIRPLWDEKYENSCLKEELFNKIPNFDSLEHYQSLTEKIRPELMKSVASSSTNMQFKLWRQRQINRTASQMKQQFHNALVHAPICFELSKGCSVGCWFCGVAAPRLSDIFFHTQENARLWQEVLVVMKEILGAAAGAGFCYWASDPLDNPDYEKFCLDFYEVLGGFPQTTTSQPMKDPDRVRALLKLSKEKGCVLNRFSILSLKTLNQVHEEFSAEELALVKLVLLHEEANMPKALSGKARERWLKKKDKDNKSYSPSQGTIACVTGFLFNMVDKSVKLISPCNASNRWPLGYIVYEEGTFTDASDLRLLLERMIDTNMSFNVEESSLIRFRRDLQFDSLADGFQLSNSIKTFKFKGDLYLKELGKIISKADKTAAEISYLFEMRGISSGHTLHNLNLMFNKGVLDSEPDLEHTAILN
- a CDS encoding RiPP maturation radical SAM C-methyltransferase — protein: MTDVCLVLMPYASVERPSIALGLLKSRLQQQQIKTKTCYPNINFAEEIGLDVYTSLSDVLIMHFLGEWTFSQLAFPEFQPNDLEYFRLVKLRSPQLELDVFLEVREKTKAFVNRIAHSILDLQPRLVGCSSTFQQHCASLALLRRIKELNPEIVTFMGGANCESEMGVTTHREFPWVDFVLSGEGDDLLPKFCQKILEYGRDVNSTKLPYGVIAPSHRQATAISIQAPRASAVDLDLIPTPDYDDYFQTLKNSKIAPYVKPGLLIETARGCWWGQKHHCTFCGLNGSGISFRSKSPARVMEEVRELTQKYNSHKLEVVDNILDMDYMDTVLPLLAAEQEHQEPYRIFYETKANLKREHVEQLASAGVRWIQPGIENMHDGVLKLINKGTTAWVNTQLLKWAREFGMRVAWNFLCDIPGELDEWYAEMASWLPLIFHLQPPSGVTRIRFDRFSPYHERAADWGLELLPNRMYSFIYPLPIDKISDLAYFFEDSRETARRKPDDNGRRNNRPGLEALNECVKQWNRLEGGKEPPMLSMKDDGERFLVTDTRPCATQAQLSLEGLMYWVYKVCDRALSAKELLKQLRLQSKQNFLWEEIEPVIAELQELKILLKFNNRYLSLAVKEPYLSYLPSTQFPGGYVDLNAFKRSKRKQPTTLEMWGFTNSASNTKEPHLQPSKI
- a CDS encoding SPASM domain-containing protein, giving the protein MLNLNNIGYYGPYERLLRGGGDEWTFWQGCGAGLNTLGIEADGKIKGCPSLPTTAYTGRNIRDRSLREIVKQTEELKFNLKAGAEQGTDHMWGFCKTCEFAELCRGGCSWTAHVFFDRRGNNPCCHHRAF
- a CDS encoding NHLP leader peptide family RiPP precursor, which produces MSESTEIYQQVSQRLQSDEGFKNQFVSQPKLILTEMGINIPDAVEVDVHEDTATVRNFVIPVKSADENKSVASNPLFKKAIALAHRDANFKAQLINNPKSAIAELTGENLPENLDICVYENTPTLKHLVIFVDSASEELGEKELKTVAGGVSSIKLPGSTLGLVAPLMF